Proteins encoded by one window of Methanobacterium sp. CWC-01:
- a CDS encoding Fur family transcriptional regulator, producing the protein MENLLKKHKIKITPQRMELIRILNELGNTHPSFNGIYQTINATHPNVSRSTVYENLKLLVELGIITSFHYKGEIRYEMDPEPHVNLAELDGTITDIKNPEIQKHLEYIRRILKEKEGIEPETLLVIVE; encoded by the coding sequence ATGGAGAATTTGTTAAAAAAACATAAGATCAAAATCACTCCCCAAAGGATGGAGTTGATCAGAATATTAAATGAATTGGGAAATACCCATCCATCCTTTAATGGAATTTACCAGACAATTAATGCCACTCACCCCAATGTGAGTCGTTCCACGGTCTACGAGAATCTAAAACTTCTGGTTGAACTGGGAATTATAACGAGCTTTCATTACAAGGGTGAAATCCGCTACGAAATGGACCCGGAACCCCATGTGAACCTAGCAGAGCTGGATGGCACCATAACTGATATAAAAAATCCTGAAATTCAGAAACATTTAGAATATATCCGGCGGATCCTAAAGGAAAAGGAAGGGATAGAACCTGAGACCTTATTAGTGATTGTAGAGTAA
- the afpA gene encoding archaeoflavoprotein AfpA: MERKKKKVAWGITGAGDKILETLEVMKKIKYKYEDEVDIEVYISKSGDQVVKYYGISNQIEENFDRIWVEINANAPFLAGNIQLGKYKFMLIAPTTSNTVAKIAMRMGDTLIANAAIMGQKADVPLYILPSDYEEGVTITKLPNGKDLKITIRKEDVEHVEKLAKMHRTFMIKDPEDIEEVFNQHFSK, encoded by the coding sequence ATGGAAAGGAAGAAAAAGAAGGTTGCCTGGGGGATTACCGGTGCCGGCGATAAGATTCTGGAAACACTGGAAGTGATGAAGAAAATAAAGTACAAGTACGAAGATGAGGTGGACATTGAAGTGTACATCTCCAAATCCGGTGACCAAGTTGTGAAGTACTACGGAATATCCAACCAGATCGAAGAAAACTTCGATAGGATCTGGGTTGAAATCAATGCCAATGCTCCTTTTCTAGCTGGCAATATCCAGTTAGGTAAATATAAATTCATGCTTATCGCACCCACCACCTCTAACACTGTGGCCAAGATAGCCATGCGAATGGGTGACACCCTAATTGCCAACGCCGCCATAATGGGCCAAAAAGCTGACGTTCCCCTTTATATACTTCCATCGGATTACGAAGAAGGCGTGACCATCACCAAACTGCCTAATGGCAAGGATTTAAAGATCACCATCCGAAAAGAGGATGTGGAACACGTGGAAAAACTGGCTAAAATGCACAGGACCTTCATGATAAAGGACCCGGAGGACATTGAAGAGGTTTTCAACCAACATTTTTCCAAATGA